A single genomic interval of Cupriavidus sp. MP-37 harbors:
- a CDS encoding protein-L-isoaspartate(D-aspartate) O-methyltransferase — MTVGSLGSIVQPSARHPLFALLAVAVAAMASAGPCRAADDARLKQRAEMVSEIAAIDAGAGVPNRSHGIAPRVMAVMGEVPRHEFVPDPQKPHAYENRPLPIGHGQTISQPYIVALMTDLLRVQPGDSVLEIGTGSGYQAAVLSQLARAVYTIEIIEPLGRQACERLQRLAYRQVACKVGDGYYGWDEHAPYDAIVVTAAASHVPPPLIRQLKPGGRMVIPVGAQFLTQYLLLVEKAADGAVTTRQILPVRFVPLVGKH, encoded by the coding sequence ATGACGGTAGGCTCCCTGGGATCCATCGTGCAGCCGTCCGCCCGCCATCCCTTGTTCGCTTTGCTCGCCGTTGCCGTGGCTGCCATGGCCTCGGCCGGGCCGTGCCGCGCGGCCGACGACGCGCGGCTGAAGCAGCGCGCGGAGATGGTCAGCGAGATTGCGGCAATCGATGCCGGCGCCGGCGTGCCGAACCGCAGCCACGGCATCGCCCCGCGCGTCATGGCCGTGATGGGCGAGGTGCCCCGCCATGAGTTCGTGCCCGACCCGCAGAAGCCGCACGCCTACGAAAACCGGCCGCTACCGATCGGCCATGGCCAGACCATCTCGCAGCCGTATATCGTCGCGCTGATGACCGACCTGCTGCGGGTCCAGCCCGGCGACAGCGTGCTCGAAATCGGCACCGGCTCCGGCTACCAGGCGGCGGTGCTGAGCCAGCTGGCGCGCGCGGTCTACACCATCGAGATCATCGAGCCGCTCGGGCGCCAGGCGTGCGAGCGCCTGCAGCGGCTGGCCTACCGGCAGGTGGCGTGCAAGGTGGGCGACGGCTACTACGGCTGGGACGAGCATGCCCCCTATGACGCCATCGTCGTCACCGCCGCGGCCAGCCACGTGCCGCCGCCGCTGATCCGCCAGCTCAAGCCGGGCGGGCGCATGGTGATCCCGGTGGGCGCGCAGTTCCTGACGCAGTACCTGCTGCTGGTCGAAAAAGCCGCGGACGGCGCCGTCACCACCCGGCAGATCCTGCCGGTGCGCTTCGTGCCGCTGGTCGGCAAGCACTGA